GCTGGGTTGTCTCTTATTTCTCCACATTAAAGGTGACAACCCTACCTGTGGCGGCAAGCCAACGTGCGAGCATTGTGGCACAGGTGCCCGTTTCGAGTAACCCGCGACGTGAGTGCCACCGCCCGTGGGAACTGAACCGGGCTACGCACGAACAATCACGAGCCTCGCCAACCTTCATAAACTGTCTCAAGTACAGCTGTCCTACTTGCGCGACGTTTCGTTTTAAAAATCATTACACTTTAACGAAAAATGTATGCTGTGTTTCTAGGTAAGaatttgtctgtttatttctgtatagaATATTTAAGCAAAACTACGACCGAGTTATATAATTGCTCCTAGGAAAAATAAGTCAGTTGTTAGAAAAGAGTTCCCTGAAAAGCGCGGGCACGGAGATGGGCTGTAAGCGGCTTCTGTAATCAATTTGACAACAAATATTAAGGACAAACTTCTAGAACTAGTTCAATGACAAACAAACAATACGTAAAGTGATTGGTGATTAGAAAATGAGTGACAGTTTACCCGCCCACATCTACTCACATAGTCTCGCGAGTGTTAAGGTGATGCTGGCCAATCAAATGGTTATAAATATGTACGTCACTAGCCGTCCTGCTCCGAGTTGCTCAGAGCTCGTGTGGTGTGTGCTAGCTGGGTGTACGTGAGTGGAagacaagaacattttttttgtttatctcaaTTGGTGGCTGTACGTTCACGCAGGGTGGCAGACccgttttttttatattttggtagCACAGGGATTGTCGTTCCCTGTGCGTGAGCGTTTgctcctatttattttttttggaaataacCGGGGAAAGGTACTCGGAATAAGACGTTGATCGGTAAACATGGCTTTGAAGAGAATACAAAAGGAATTGAATGATTTACAGCGCGACCCACCAGCGCAGTGTTCCGCAGGTCCAGTGGGAGACGACATGTTCCACTGGCAAGCCACTATTATGGGACCTACTGACAGTGCATATCAAGGAGGGGTTTTCTTTCTAAATATTCACTTTCCCTCCGATTACCCATTTAAACCCCCAAAAGTAGCTTTTCGAACTAAAATATACCACCCCAACATAAACAGTAACGGAAGAATTTGTTTGGATATTCTAAAATCGCAGTGGTCCCCTGCATTAACGGTTTCGAAAGTTCTGTTGTCGATATGCTCGTTATTGTGTGATCCTAACCCGGATGACCCCTTAGTACCAGACATAGCGCATATGTACAAGTCAGATGAGGCGAAATACAACAAATTAGCGAGGGAATGGACTCAAAAATACGCGATGTGAAAACGAAAGTGCAAACGTTTGAATAAGCTacctgcattttaaaatttgatggGAGTTTCATAAAGGTAACCTTATTATGTAGGGTGAATTGCAcgattttttaactctttaaaatGGAATATTTCTATTTGCTAAAGTGGTAAGAATTGAGATTTTCATTCTAAATTGAGATTGGCCATTCGGTAACCTCCAGAAGACGCCTTTACTTTTGCAGACTTGCATCTCAGCTGTGCACTTTTTATATGGTAGAAGTGGGTACCTTTGAATCGCTtcacaaatgtattaattttatgttccaaaataatatatatatatatttgattgaTGTATTAATTCTTAGGCACTTAACATGCCGCATTTCCGAAACTGAGCATGCTAGTTACCTAATCAGTTCAGAAATTACAAGCTGACTTAGGTTGAGAGTAAAATTAGTGGAAATTCCCGTTTCAAGATTAAGGATGACTGATAAGACCTTTACTTGTATAAGCGTCATATGAAATACTTTGTTggttaatttgtatattttcagtgatttctttagaaaaacaatcTTATTTTGCATAATATAATAGAAATTTTGGGCTCATTAGGGAACATAATTCTTCTAGACAGTTCATCACTCCCAGAAGATTTAAAAGTTTGTGTTTAGTCATTCTGGGCTTTGCTATCTGCTGCTTTTCATTTTAGTCAACTTGCTTGTAAATTCTGTCTCaattttaatataaacatatatcaaTTCAGCCAAGTTTTATATATACAGCAGAGTGTAGTAACTGTAGTTCTtgggtaaaatgcaagtataaattttaGAAATTACCAAACACAGAATGAGTACACGTAAAGACCccgatttgtttaaacacaacagaaaacagaaactgattaacataaatggaccTCAACCATATCTTTCCATCACTTAATTGTCGAACTATGGGCAGTTCACAATGGGGGGGGGAAAGGGATacaaaaaactccagtcagcagcacgAATGGAGGAAATAAACCGAGGCAGGGGGGGTATTGTTCTACAGTCAATTGTAACTGACAAATTCAGTCACAGTCCTAGAGACGTCGGCCGAACAGCCATTCTAGTCATTCTGGGTGTCTCATCTGACGATGGTATTTCTCCGTCTGTTGATTCCAAGGCACTCAGCATTTTAGGTGACTTTTCCATGGGCAGGAAAAAGGTTTGGCAGTAGCGCAGTGGTATCAAGCAAAGACTCCCAaagaagtgaaacagaatagAGCAGGGTTAGTAGCAGTTTATGttttttcaaatacttttttttttagaaatgactaacaaacagatgcAATAtccacagctaatcagcagctctagtcagtgtATTCCAGACTAAAGTTGTGAGGGGGTcaaagaggcatctcttatataagcaggcagatcaacccacagttttggggccctgtaactccACACTAGACTTCCAACTGAGGTGTAAGGCAAGTAAtgcagttaaggcagaaacctggtttctgaAAAAAACTGTTTACATACACAAGTCCACttatggagttctcctttggcaaaactcTCTGATATCATAGAaatggccatttaaagctttatatgttaaaaggaggattttgaaatccgccctaaacttaaccgggagccagtgtaaggacttgaggataggggttatgtgtttgtactttctggttCATGTAATGACTCTTGCAACAGCATTTTAAACAAACTAAAAGCTGTATAAATAACAGTTTGAACACgcagtgaattaatttctcagtatcctgcatattcacaaaatgtattgattttccaaaatatttaagaCAGAAGAATCATTTTAGACAGGTTTGAAAGGATCATAATACTTTGCTTTTCTGACTTGGGCCACCTGCTGTTAGTTAAACTATAGTTATTCAGTTTGGGAAAGGATTTCTTAACTGCTATTAAGGTGAAATTTAGTTTCACACAACATACATCAGTGTAAAAAGTGCTTACTGCCGTGAGTGAGTTaattacgagggatgttcaaaaagtttctgcacttttatattttcttttgaaatagTGAAGGCagaaggagtagtaattgggcattaaaatgttggtacgacgctgggaaaattgcatcgcaaacgaaggtgactatgtagaaaagtgatgtcatttgtttttgaaattcttaataaatagagtttaaaaaaaaaaaaagtgctgaaactttttgaacattccttgcattattatttttttaatccatgtCCATCAATTTGATTGGACTGCTGATCAAGTAGAAGGCAACTTAAATTTACCGCAGCAAGACCATCAAGGCAAAAttacatattagaaaaaaaaatcaaaatttgtgATACATAATGTCTGTGTTATAGATAACATTTTCCTTCAGTTATGTTGTCAGGCAACAGCTTCTCTCCTAATTTTGTTAGACAAGGACTGATTTAATGAGATCTTTTTTAATATTGGAAGTTTGTGTTATTTTGGTTATAACTTGTATTTAGGGTACATTAAAAAGCCAGTCCTAGACTGTAATTtccaattttatatttaaaatgaatgcagatGTTAAAGGGCCCAAGAGCTGTTCTGTTTGCTCATCAGTGCTACTGTTGTAGGAACATTTTTAATAAGCCTTTTAGGAAAGCTTAAGTGCAGAAGCAGATAAACAATTAACATTAACTGAAGTAAGAAACAGCACATAAGAGCAGCTTTACTGTTTATTAGTACACTTTTaggaaatttgtatttttcaatattaatAGTACATTATTGATCTTTAATGGGATATTAAAAATacctaatttaaataatgtatttctgTCTTTAGCAGTATGCTGAATAatctttaataattaaacatttaggaTACTAAAAGAATTGCAAACAATAATGTCTTGTgcatggcccttaacctgtaaaatTGCTCTGGGGCACTGTGCAATGGCTCACCCCCCAAAGATCATGCAGAAAGgcaatttcccctcggggattaatgcAGTGTACCAAGAACATTTGAGAAAAGAGCACAGTTGTGTATACACAAACATTTCTGTATATGctttatgtctatctatctatctatctatctatctatctatctaagatatagtaccttccatatctatctatctatctatctatctatctatctatctatctatgtatctatgtctgtctgtctgtctgtctgtctgtctgtctgtctgtctgtctgtctgtctgtctatctatctatctaagatatagtaccttccatatctatctatctatctatctatctatctatctatctatgtaatacgtagatatatatttttatatatagatatatacatacagtatttaaagaaatgtgtatatatttatatactgtatatacatttatatgtatgtatatgtgtgtacaaacacacacagagtagATCCCCTATTATTCACGTCCTGATTTACTGAGATACCACATTATCAGAGGCGAACTCATAAATGTAATTCACTACTTTTCTTAATATTCGTGAAAGCTTTGCTGTGAATCCTGTGCCAAGTGTGTAAAACACTACACTTTTAACCTTGACTATATAAAGCAAGTGAGTGATCGAGGACTGTGACTGTGGGAAGGACTTGCCCCTCTCAAACTACAACTCTTGGTTATGGGCAGTGTGTTGCCAGCATTGACCGTGTACACGTGCTCTATTTTTTCATTCACTTAGGATTTTTGTGATGATGAGGACTGCACAGAAAATCCACACAAGAATTCTCCTATGGATGGTCTAAATGCCATCGAAACCGCACTTTTGTATATTGAACAGCAGGAAGTCACTACATCTGCTGACATTTTGATGCTGAGATGACTGTAGAACATTATAGCAAAGAAACAAGAAATATTAAGTTCACTCAGGTATGAAAACAGGCTTAAAAGTGATACTGTACCATATAAATTGGCTAACTCTTTTGTATCTGtaaattttaatacaaaatggTTGTGGCCATCTATTACATTCCGAGTTTTCTGAGATAGCATCAGTCCACATTATCTTGGATAACTGGAGTTCtactatatttatatactagggggctttgccccccgctcgcttcac
The sequence above is drawn from the Erpetoichthys calabaricus chromosome 15, fErpCal1.3, whole genome shotgun sequence genome and encodes:
- the LOC114665675 gene encoding ubiquitin-conjugating enzyme E2 D4-like isoform X1; its protein translation is MALKRIQKELNDLQRDPPAQCSAGPVGDDMFHWQATIMGPTDSAYQGGVFFLNIHFPSDYPFKPPKVAFRTKIYHPNINSNGRICLDILKSQWSPALTVSKVLLSICSLLCDPNPDDPLVPDIAHMYKSDEAKYNKLAREWTQKYAM
- the LOC114665675 gene encoding ubiquitin-conjugating enzyme E2 D4-like isoform X2; the encoded protein is MLSNMKVIQKELNDLQRDPPAQCSAGPVGDDMFHWQATIMGPTDSAYQGGVFFLNIHFPSDYPFKPPKVAFRTKIYHPNINSNGRICLDILKSQWSPALTVSKVLLSICSLLCDPNPDDPLVPDIAHMYKSDEAKYNKLAREWTQKYAM